The following proteins come from a genomic window of Montipora foliosa isolate CH-2021 chromosome 2, ASM3666993v2, whole genome shotgun sequence:
- the LOC137990819 gene encoding carbohydrate sulfotransferase 11-like isoform X1, which produces MVQFLRNVYLGKEKETLRRNVLSTLEASRRRQCVNTDRKYLVEMGGRAVEGTIMLALLLACFLALSIYSEFSRKYIKEPVSTTPILKVKPLSPSGSIDPHPQLLEQRQRDRQKYLRRYCESHNLTYTKGNIDRKKLGYFMVNDKYKVVYCFIPKVACTQWNKVFLALDNRPNVADRSVIHNPKNFKFLSQGYSAEEIEVRLRTYFKFVFVRDPLERLLSAYEDKFVHNPEVYYTETYYKKMVDYFRSTVDPRSHDKLTFRKFIHYISTIGFNEDRHWATYENLCLPCNINFDFIGHFNDMQEEAPYILRRTEMDKVATFPPFITHNTTTKMRKSFGTIPEVEISQLVKLFEKDYEMFNYHFPGVLSDLLGGFSGEALQLSTKKRQQ; this is translated from the exons GAGGAACGTCCTTAGTACCTTGGAAGCCTCACGAAGAAGGCAGTGTGTAAACACTGACAGGAAGTATCTCGTCGAAATGGGCGGGCGCGCTGTAGAAGGTACCATTATGTTAGCTCTTCTCCTGGCTTGTTTCTTGGCCCTTAGTATTTATTCAG AATTCTCGAGGAAATACATCAAAGAACCAGTTTCTACTACTCCTATTCTAAAG GTGAAACCACTTTCCCCTAGCGGCTCCATAGATCCACATCCACAGCTTttggaacaaagacaaagagATCGACAAAAATATCTCAGAAGATATTGCGAGTCACACAATCTTACCTATACTAAAGGAAACATTGACCGAAAAAAATTGGGCTATTTTATGGTAAACGACAAATATAAAGTAGTGTATTGCTTTATTCCTAAGGTGGCTTGTACACAGTGGAATAAGGTGTTCTTGGCTCTCGACAACCGCCCGAATGTCGCCGATAGAAGTGTTATTCACAATCCTAAGAACTTTAAGTTTCTTAGTCAGGGTTATTCTGCCGAGGAGATTGAAGTTAGGCTTCGAACTTACTTTAAATTCGTATTTGTTCGTGATCCCCTGGAGAGGTTGTTGTCGGCCTATGAAGACAAGTTCGTACATAATCCGGAAGTGTACTACACTGAAACGTATTATAAGAAAATGGTGGACTACTTCCGTAGCACGGTAGATCCGAGATCACACGACAAGTTAACATTTAGGAAGTTTATACACTACATAAGTACCATTGGATTCAATGAAGATCGTCACTGGGCTACGTACGAGAACCTTTGTCTTCCTTGCAACATAAATTTTGACTTTATTGGCCACTTCAACGATATGCAAGAAGAAGCTCCCTACATTCTTCGACGAACTGAAATGGATAAAGTCGCGACTTTTCCACCTTTTATCACCCATAACACTACAACCAAAATGCGAAAAAGTTTCGGTACTATTCCCGAAGTTGAGATTTCTCAGCTTGTTAAGCTCTTTGAGAAAGACTATGAAATGTTCAATTACCATTTCCCAGGAGTCCTCTCAGACCTCTTGGGAGGTTTTTCAGGTGAAGCTTTACAATTGTCAACCAAAAAGCGACAACAATGA
- the LOC137990819 gene encoding carbohydrate sulfotransferase 10-like isoform X2 translates to MGGRAVEGTIMLALLLACFLALSIYSEFSRKYIKEPVSTTPILKVKPLSPSGSIDPHPQLLEQRQRDRQKYLRRYCESHNLTYTKGNIDRKKLGYFMVNDKYKVVYCFIPKVACTQWNKVFLALDNRPNVADRSVIHNPKNFKFLSQGYSAEEIEVRLRTYFKFVFVRDPLERLLSAYEDKFVHNPEVYYTETYYKKMVDYFRSTVDPRSHDKLTFRKFIHYISTIGFNEDRHWATYENLCLPCNINFDFIGHFNDMQEEAPYILRRTEMDKVATFPPFITHNTTTKMRKSFGTIPEVEISQLVKLFEKDYEMFNYHFPGVLSDLLGGFSGEALQLSTKKRQQ, encoded by the exons ATGGGCGGGCGCGCTGTAGAAGGTACCATTATGTTAGCTCTTCTCCTGGCTTGTTTCTTGGCCCTTAGTATTTATTCAG AATTCTCGAGGAAATACATCAAAGAACCAGTTTCTACTACTCCTATTCTAAAG GTGAAACCACTTTCCCCTAGCGGCTCCATAGATCCACATCCACAGCTTttggaacaaagacaaagagATCGACAAAAATATCTCAGAAGATATTGCGAGTCACACAATCTTACCTATACTAAAGGAAACATTGACCGAAAAAAATTGGGCTATTTTATGGTAAACGACAAATATAAAGTAGTGTATTGCTTTATTCCTAAGGTGGCTTGTACACAGTGGAATAAGGTGTTCTTGGCTCTCGACAACCGCCCGAATGTCGCCGATAGAAGTGTTATTCACAATCCTAAGAACTTTAAGTTTCTTAGTCAGGGTTATTCTGCCGAGGAGATTGAAGTTAGGCTTCGAACTTACTTTAAATTCGTATTTGTTCGTGATCCCCTGGAGAGGTTGTTGTCGGCCTATGAAGACAAGTTCGTACATAATCCGGAAGTGTACTACACTGAAACGTATTATAAGAAAATGGTGGACTACTTCCGTAGCACGGTAGATCCGAGATCACACGACAAGTTAACATTTAGGAAGTTTATACACTACATAAGTACCATTGGATTCAATGAAGATCGTCACTGGGCTACGTACGAGAACCTTTGTCTTCCTTGCAACATAAATTTTGACTTTATTGGCCACTTCAACGATATGCAAGAAGAAGCTCCCTACATTCTTCGACGAACTGAAATGGATAAAGTCGCGACTTTTCCACCTTTTATCACCCATAACACTACAACCAAAATGCGAAAAAGTTTCGGTACTATTCCCGAAGTTGAGATTTCTCAGCTTGTTAAGCTCTTTGAGAAAGACTATGAAATGTTCAATTACCATTTCCCAGGAGTCCTCTCAGACCTCTTGGGAGGTTTTTCAGGTGAAGCTTTACAATTGTCAACCAAAAAGCGACAACAATGA